In a genomic window of Lycium ferocissimum isolate CSIRO_LF1 chromosome 9, AGI_CSIRO_Lferr_CH_V1, whole genome shotgun sequence:
- the LOC132029492 gene encoding uncharacterized protein LOC132029492, whose protein sequence is MQRFVQVRNPSITQIPHKWSDLIQVMECLKPTLKVTKVFWRPPPQDWVSCNTDGASRGNPGRGAYGFCIRDTQGDVIVAKADDIGFVTNVEAETIAILEVVKWCHEHQVNHIIFQTDSQFVQKVSQGVWKPPWAIVEWIEHIQFMLSDKQCRFEHILR, encoded by the coding sequence ATGCAGAGATTTGTACAAGTGAGAAACCCTTCTATTACCCAGATCCCACATAAATGGAGTGATTTAATTCAGGTGATGGAATGTTTAAAACCAACATTGAAGGTTACCAAAGTATTTTGGAGACCTCCACCTCAGGATTGGGTATCATGTAATACAGATGGTGCATCTAGAGGGAATCCAGGCAGAGGGGCATATGGTTTTTGCATTAGAGATACACAAGGGGATGTGATAGTTGCTAAGGCTGATGATATAGGATTTGTCACTAATGTGGAAGCAGAAACTATTGCAATTCTAGAGGTTGTTAAATGGTGTCATGAACATCAGGTCAAtcacattattttccaaactGATTCTCAGTTTGTACAAAAAGTGTCGCAAGGAGTATGGAAGCCACCTTGGGCTATTGTGGAATGGATTGAGCATATCCAATTCATGCTAAGTGACAAGCAGTGTAGATTTGAGCATATTCTAAGATAA